Genomic segment of Methanobrevibacter woesei:
AGCTACCATGACCACTTTAAAAAGAGCAAAAAGAAGTATGGACCAAGTAAGTCGTCATGATGATAATCCAAAAGTAGCTAGTGTAATTTATCCAATAATGCAGACTGTAGATATGGCTGCTTTAGAAGTTGATGTTGCATTAGGTGGAATGGAACAGAGAAAAATACAAATGCTTGCAAGAGAAAATCTAGAAAAAATCGATGAAAATGTTCCTGTTTGTATCCACACTCCATTATTACATGGTCTTGATGGAGATGCAAAAATGTCTTCAAGTAAAGGAAACTTTATTGCTGTTGATGACAGTGTTGAAGACATTACCAAAAAAATCAATAAAAGTTACTGTCCTCAAGGTGAAATTGAAGATAATCCAATGATTGAAATAGCTGAAACCTTTGTTTATCCAAATCAGGAAAAATTATTAATTAAAAGACCTGAAAAATTTGGTGGAGACATTGAGCTTACACATGATGAATTAATTGAAAACTTCAAGAATGGAGATTTACATCCAATGGATTTAAAAACTGGAATCAAAGACTTCTTAATTGAATATTTAGCTCCAGTAAGAGAATACATGGAGGAATAAAAATGCCACATGTAGACGAATTTGAAATGGGATTGCCAAATGGTGTTGGGGAGCAAATGCTCGCACATGCTATTGAAAAATTTGATGTGAAATTAGAACATACTGAATATGGTCCAAAACTCATTGGACAATATGAAGAACTTGAACGTGTCCGTGAATTTTTCACAGATGCTATTAGTAAACGTTTAAATGAATTAGAAGAAGAATAATCCTTCTAATTTCTACTTTTTTAAGGTATTTGACTGCTGCAAATTCCAACATAAGATGCTACTGCTTTTTTAATATCTGAGGATACTTTATTTATTCCATTATTTGCATCAATAATTTCATAATTAAATTCTTTTATAACATCAAGATAGTTTTCTTTAACTTTATTTAAGAATTCCTCATTTTCAAAGCTATCTTCACCATCACATCGTTTAACAGAAGTAGCTACATCCAAATCAAGCAATAAAACTAAATCTGGTTTTTTTGCATATTTATTAATTTCATTAATCCAGTCTTTAGGTTCCTGATAAGCCAAACTTGAGATAAATGATCTATCAGAGATAATAATCTTATTTTCATCATTTAACTTATCCATTATGAGCATCCTATCTGCAGCAAATAAAAGGCCTAATGTCTTTTGCATATCCTCAGTTGTAGCATTATCATAAGTTAATAATTCACGAATAAGTTTTCCTACTTTAGAGTCAGTTGGTTCAACTAATAACTCCACTTCTAACCCATTTTCTTCTAACCATTCTTTTAATAATTGAATTTGGCTTGATTTACCTGCCCCATCAATTCCTTCAAAAACAATATACATAATTTACACCATTAAAATAAAAATACATAATATTATTAGTTAATATCTTATTTTCAATAAATTAAATTTATTATTTTTCAACTAAAAAGCTCTCATTAAGTTGATAACTAATTTAAAATACTACTAAAAACAAAAATGATATTGATTAAATTTTATGGGAAGTTACATAATGGTTTTAACTGAATTATTAGCACCAGCAGGGTCTTATGATGTTCTTATTACTGCAGTTAATGCAGGAGCTGATGCTGTTTACATAGCTGGTCAAAGATATGGTGCCAGAGCCTTTGCTAAAAATTTCACAATTGAAGAAATGAAAAAAGCAGTGAAATATGCTCATTTAAATGGCTCCACAATACATGTTACTGTTAATACATTAGTGAATGATTTTGAACTTGGGGATGTTATTAGCTATTTATTCCTATTATATAAAATAGGGGTTGATGCAGTTATTGTTCAGGATTTTGGAATAGTAGAATTATTAAAAAGTTTAATTCCTGATTTAGAAATCCACGCATCAACACAAATGGCATTGAATAATTACAGCTCTGTAAAATGGGCAAGTAAAAACAATATTTCAAGAGTAGTTCTACCTCGTGAGATTAATCTCCAACAAATATCTCAAATTAAACAACAGCTAAAAAAAGATGAGATAGATATGGAACTTGAGGTATTTGGACATGGAGCTCTTTGTTATTCCGTATCTGGAAATTGTTACATCTCTTCTTATAACAGCGGACGTAGTGGAAACAGAGGTGCCTGTGCACAGCCTTGCCGTAGAGAATATAAACTAAAATACAGAGGATATAATGTTGGAAATGGTTTTCTTTTATCAACCCATGATCTTGCAACATATGACCATCTAAAAGAGATTTCAGATGCTGGCGTAACTTCCTTAAAACTTGAAGGTAGAATGAAATCTGTAGATTATATTGGAACTATTGTAAACAGTTATCGTAATCTTTTAGATGGAAAAGAAGGAGATTATGGTAAAAACCTTCATTTAGTATTTAACCGTAAATTTACTGATGGATACTTATTAGATGAAAACCCCGGAGATGTGATGGGTAGAGAAGCATCTGGACATGAAGGATTATACATTGGAGATATTACTAATATTGATGGAACCAAAGTAACAATCCAAGTTAAAAATAAAGAAAATTACATCCCATTAGAAATTGGAGATGGAATTGCTTTTAAATATAATGGAAAAATTAAAGGAATCTATTTAGATGAAATAATAAAACAAGATGAAAATGAAATAATCATCAATACAACACGTCTTCTTAAAGAAGGTACTGAAGTATTTATCAGCTATTCAAAATCAATACATGAAGACTTAAAAAAATATCAGCAGGAAAAAATAACACCTAATATACCTGTAAATTTAAGTTTAACATGGAATGAAGATTTAAACCTTTATGTAAAAGTTACATTTGACATAGATGGTACTCCAGTGAAATTTAGATATAAAGCAGAAGGAATATTTGAAAAAGCTCTTAAAAGACCCATCACAGAAGATACAATTAAAGAACAGCTATCAAAAACTGGAGGAACTCCATTTTACATAGAAAATATTGAGGTAACTGATTTACCTGAAAATATCTTTACTCCAATTGGAAAATTAAATGAAGTTAGAAGGAATATACTAAATAAAGCAGAGGAAATTTTAATTAATCATTATATTCCTACTAAAAAAGAGTTAAAATCCATTAGAAAAAATATTATTCAGTTTATTGAAGAACATAGGGAATTTGAAAATGATTCCATTAATACAAACCCTGAACTTTCAATATTTATTGATGATTTAGAACAGTTAAATGCAGTATCTGGATTTAACCTTAAGAGAGTGTACTTTGATGGAAACTGCCTTTATAACAATCAAAAAGATTACTATGAGAATATTCCGAATCTTTTAGAGGAAGCTTCATTAATTGCACCTCAAAGTGAACTAGTATGGGTTTTATCATCATTTATAAGTGAAGAAGAAGCTATTAAATGCAGTGAAATCGTGAAAGAACTTGAAAATAAGGGAATTATT
This window contains:
- a CDS encoding tyrosine--tRNA ligase, which gives rise to MDIEEKIQLIEQGTLEVIDKEELKDVLKKEQPIAYTGYEPSGKIHLGHAVTVQKLKTLQKLGFKIKILLADYHAFLNGKGTVEEIAETAEYNKKCFEALGLDETTEFVYGSSFQLDPDYTTKVYQLATMTTLKRAKRSMDQVSRHDDNPKVASVIYPIMQTVDMAALEVDVALGGMEQRKIQMLARENLEKIDENVPVCIHTPLLHGLDGDAKMSSSKGNFIAVDDSVEDITKKINKSYCPQGEIEDNPMIEIAETFVYPNQEKLLIKRPEKFGGDIELTHDELIENFKNGDLHPMDLKTGIKDFLIEYLAPVREYMEE
- the tmk gene encoding dTMP kinase; the protein is MYIVFEGIDGAGKSSQIQLLKEWLEENGLEVELLVEPTDSKVGKLIRELLTYDNATTEDMQKTLGLLFAADRMLIMDKLNDENKIIISDRSFISSLAYQEPKDWINEINKYAKKPDLVLLLDLDVATSVKRCDGEDSFENEEFLNKVKENYLDVIKEFNYEIIDANNGINKVSSDIKKAVASYVGICSSQIP
- a CDS encoding U32 family peptidase → MVLTELLAPAGSYDVLITAVNAGADAVYIAGQRYGARAFAKNFTIEEMKKAVKYAHLNGSTIHVTVNTLVNDFELGDVISYLFLLYKIGVDAVIVQDFGIVELLKSLIPDLEIHASTQMALNNYSSVKWASKNNISRVVLPREINLQQISQIKQQLKKDEIDMELEVFGHGALCYSVSGNCYISSYNSGRSGNRGACAQPCRREYKLKYRGYNVGNGFLLSTHDLATYDHLKEISDAGVTSLKLEGRMKSVDYIGTIVNSYRNLLDGKEGDYGKNLHLVFNRKFTDGYLLDENPGDVMGREASGHEGLYIGDITNIDGTKVTIQVKNKENYIPLEIGDGIAFKYNGKIKGIYLDEIIKQDENEIIINTTRLLKEGTEVFISYSKSIHEDLKKYQQEKITPNIPVNLSLTWNEDLNLYVKVTFDIDGTPVKFRYKAEGIFEKALKRPITEDTIKEQLSKTGGTPFYIENIEVTDLPENIFTPIGKLNEVRRNILNKAEEILINHYIPTKKELKSIRKNIIQFIEEHREFENDSINTNPELSIFIDDLEQLNAVSGFNLKRVYFDGNCLYNNQKDYYENIPNLLEEASLIAPQSELVWVLSSFISEEEAIKCSEIVKELENKGIIISVMGDFPAMKEIFNCPIYGNHNLNIWNSYSVKSLANSGFNGLILSSELSKDEIKEVIKKKDSNIDLELIVNGNLEVIVTKDDFSNLNEGKDFIISNNADYAILEDKKRKKFKYKVSFDYNKQSHIINKDCLCLIEEMNEIKDLGLDSLILDCRYSNPEYTKKIVSIYNDALKDRNDEELTKYKYQIMDFSHSYINKGNFIEGRLHEDKERKNEYEIA